From Micromonospora rifamycinica, a single genomic window includes:
- a CDS encoding RNA polymerase sigma factor — protein sequence MLRTDDIDSLARAAARGEPGALDALLTAVRPEVLRLCGRLLPHREDAEEACQDALLAVARGIGRFEGRSSFHTWLYRITANRARSTYRALRRRWQLEAGGVPLPDPPDPQRTSVVAGTRLDLLDALDAVRPEAAEALTLRDLLGLSYREIATLLDVPEGTVKSRVHLARRQVRERLTGD from the coding sequence ATGCTCCGCACGGACGACATCGACAGCCTGGCCCGCGCCGCCGCCCGGGGCGAGCCGGGCGCGCTCGACGCGCTCCTGACCGCGGTACGCCCCGAGGTGCTGCGGCTCTGCGGCCGGCTGCTGCCGCACCGGGAGGACGCCGAGGAGGCCTGCCAGGACGCCCTGCTCGCGGTGGCCCGGGGCATCGGACGCTTCGAGGGCAGGTCGTCGTTCCACACCTGGCTCTACCGAATCACCGCGAACCGGGCCCGCTCCACCTACCGGGCGCTGCGGCGACGCTGGCAGCTCGAGGCCGGCGGGGTGCCGCTGCCCGACCCGCCCGACCCGCAGCGGACCAGCGTGGTCGCCGGCACCCGGCTCGACCTGCTCGACGCGCTGGACGCGGTCCGCCCCGAGGCCGCCGAGGCGCTGACCCTGCGCGACCTGCTCGGCCTCTCCTACCGGGAGATCGCCACCCTGCTCGACGTACCGGAGGGCACCGTGAAGTCCCGGGTCCACCTGGCCCGCCGGCAGGTCCGGGAACGGCTGACCGGTGACTGA
- a CDS encoding serine/threonine-protein kinase, with amino-acid sequence MSTPPWIGSYRIERLLGAGSFATVWLGHDPALDSRVAIKVLAENWSHDLRVRERFRDEARLLRRLDHPRLVRVHAVGELPDGRPYAVLALADGGSLRDRLAAGPLPVPVALALLDEIAAGVAVLHRQQVVHRDLTPGNVLFTSTVEGERVVIADLGLAKALAAASGLTARAGTPGYMAPEQDDPLAMVDTRSDVFGLGRLGLRLLGGPDQRLPATGVPGPVAAVLRRATARRPADRYPDADAFRAALRWASRPSGDPPRPEDGPPGTPHPADETPRTGRVEPAERVEPAGPAVPPERAEAAERAEAAERAEPAERTEPAERAEAGEWAGRADPSGRADRVAGSPRPRRGPGRWLGLVGAGALTVVVLGGTGGDAALPATDGGRGRSGPVSVALPAGWRAVGTGWAGRYDERGRLEPALVVSPDPGRWAADPTVPGAFVGLSASLGRRTTPAEFVAQRPHADCVAVPERRTRQSGVDWVVAGYACPVGRPVLVEAAARAGPAGLLYVQVVPPPGGGPEFVDTLLAGVRVTATAG; translated from the coding sequence ATGAGCACTCCGCCGTGGATCGGCTCCTACCGGATCGAGCGGCTGCTCGGCGCGGGCTCCTTCGCGACCGTCTGGCTGGGCCACGACCCGGCCCTCGACTCCCGGGTGGCGATCAAGGTGCTGGCCGAGAACTGGAGCCACGACCTGCGGGTACGGGAACGCTTCCGGGACGAGGCCCGGCTGCTGCGGCGACTCGACCATCCCCGGCTGGTCCGGGTGCACGCGGTCGGCGAACTGCCCGACGGTCGACCGTACGCGGTGCTGGCCCTCGCCGACGGTGGCAGCCTGCGGGACCGGCTGGCGGCCGGACCGCTGCCGGTGCCGGTGGCCCTGGCGTTGCTGGACGAGATCGCCGCCGGGGTCGCCGTCCTGCACCGGCAGCAGGTGGTGCACCGCGACCTCACCCCGGGCAACGTGCTCTTCACCTCGACCGTCGAGGGTGAGCGGGTGGTCATCGCCGACCTGGGGCTGGCCAAGGCGCTCGCCGCCGCGTCCGGGCTGACCGCCCGGGCCGGCACCCCCGGCTACATGGCTCCCGAACAGGACGACCCGCTGGCCATGGTGGACACCCGCAGCGACGTGTTCGGGCTGGGCCGGCTCGGCCTGCGGCTGCTCGGCGGCCCCGACCAGCGGCTGCCCGCGACGGGGGTGCCCGGCCCGGTGGCGGCGGTGCTGCGGCGGGCCACCGCGCGGCGGCCCGCCGACCGCTATCCCGACGCGGACGCCTTTCGGGCCGCGCTGCGCTGGGCCAGCCGACCGTCCGGCGACCCGCCCCGGCCGGAGGACGGCCCGCCGGGGACGCCGCATCCCGCCGACGAAACCCCCCGCACCGGCCGGGTCGAACCTGCCGAACGGGTCGAACCTGCCGGGCCGGCCGTACCTCCAGAGCGGGCCGAAGCTGCCGAGCGGGCCGAAGCTGCCGAGCGGGCCGAACCTGCCGAGCGGACCGAACCCGCCGAACGGGCCGAGGCTGGCGAGTGGGCCGGGCGGGCGGATCCCAGCGGCCGGGCGGACCGGGTGGCGGGGTCGCCGCGACCACGGCGCGGGCCGGGCCGCTGGCTCGGTCTGGTCGGGGCCGGGGCGCTGACCGTTGTCGTGTTGGGCGGCACGGGAGGCGACGCGGCCCTTCCGGCGACCGACGGTGGTCGGGGCCGCAGCGGACCGGTGAGCGTCGCCCTGCCGGCGGGCTGGCGGGCGGTCGGGACGGGCTGGGCCGGCCGCTACGACGAGCGGGGACGACTCGAACCGGCGCTGGTCGTCTCGCCCGACCCGGGCCGGTGGGCGGCCGACCCGACGGTGCCCGGGGCCTTCGTCGGGCTCTCCGCCAGCCTGGGCCGGCGGACCACCCCGGCGGAGTTCGTCGCCCAACGCCCGCACGCCGACTGCGTGGCCGTGCCCGAGCGCCGGACCCGACAGTCCGGGGTGGACTGGGTGGTGGCCGGCTACGCCTGCCCGGTGGGCCGCCCGGTGCTGGTCGAGGCGGCCGCCCGCGCCGGCCCCGCCGGACTGCTCTATGTGCAGGTCGTCCCGCCTCCGGGCGGTGGACCGGAATTCGTCGACACGCTGCTGGCCGGGGTGCGGGTGACCGCCACGGCCGGCTAG
- a CDS encoding MDR family MFS transporter — translation MTAPAESIDPPGAAPGRMSHREVLQALSGLMVGMFVAILASTVVANALPRIIAELNGSQTVYTWIVTTELLAMTATVPLWGKMADLYSKKLLIQLSLGLFVLGSLIAGLSRTVEVLLVSRVVQGVGAGGMTALALIVMAAMIPPRELGRYAGVFGAVFGVGTIAGPLIGGVLVDTSWLGWRWCFLIGVPFSLISIVLLQRTLHLPVVRRKARIDWWGALLITAGVSTLLVWSSLAGHRFAWASGWTALMVVGGLVLLALAVWVESKVPEPIIPLRIFRSRTVTLTTVASVLVGVALFGGTVFLSQYFQTSLGKSPTVAGLMSLPMILGLLVSSTVAGQLITRYGRWKAYLVAGAAVMTVGMLLLSTIDADTGVPLLSLYMAVLGTGVGMLMQNLVLAAQNDVPAHELGAATSVLTFFRSMGGAIGVSALGAVLANRVTGLLTERLGPAAGATGGGTTEVPDLAALPAPVLAVVRDAYATATAELFLVGAPIAFLALVAVLFVREKPLHETSGDERAAQESAALTAVH, via the coding sequence ATGACCGCACCTGCCGAGTCGATCGATCCACCCGGGGCGGCTCCCGGCCGGATGTCCCACCGGGAGGTCCTCCAGGCTCTCTCCGGCCTGATGGTCGGCATGTTCGTGGCGATCCTCGCCTCGACGGTGGTGGCGAACGCGCTGCCGCGCATCATCGCCGAACTCAACGGCAGCCAGACCGTCTACACCTGGATCGTCACCACCGAGCTGCTGGCGATGACCGCCACCGTGCCGCTGTGGGGCAAGATGGCCGACCTCTACAGCAAGAAGCTGCTGATCCAGCTCTCGCTCGGGCTGTTCGTGCTCGGCTCGCTGATCGCCGGGCTCTCCCGCACCGTGGAGGTCCTGCTGGTCAGCCGGGTCGTGCAGGGCGTCGGCGCCGGGGGGATGACCGCCCTGGCGCTGATCGTGATGGCGGCCATGATCCCGCCCCGCGAGCTGGGCCGGTATGCCGGTGTCTTCGGCGCGGTGTTCGGCGTCGGCACCATCGCCGGCCCGCTGATCGGCGGCGTCCTGGTCGACACCTCCTGGCTGGGCTGGCGCTGGTGCTTCCTGATCGGCGTGCCGTTCAGCCTCATCTCGATCGTCCTGCTGCAACGCACCCTGCACCTGCCGGTGGTCCGCCGCAAGGCGCGCATCGACTGGTGGGGCGCACTCCTGATCACTGCGGGCGTCTCGACCCTGCTGGTCTGGTCCTCGCTGGCTGGGCACCGGTTCGCCTGGGCGTCGGGCTGGACCGCGCTGATGGTGGTCGGCGGGCTGGTGCTGCTGGCGCTGGCGGTCTGGGTCGAGTCCAAGGTCCCCGAGCCGATCATCCCGTTGCGGATCTTCCGCAGCCGCACCGTCACGCTGACCACGGTCGCCAGCGTGCTGGTCGGGGTGGCCCTCTTCGGCGGCACGGTCTTCCTGTCGCAGTACTTCCAGACCTCGCTGGGCAAGTCGCCGACCGTCGCCGGCCTGATGAGCCTGCCGATGATCCTCGGCCTGCTGGTCTCCTCCACCGTCGCCGGCCAGCTCATCACCCGGTACGGCAGGTGGAAGGCCTACCTGGTGGCCGGGGCGGCCGTGATGACGGTGGGCATGCTGCTGCTGAGCACCATCGACGCGGACACCGGCGTACCGCTGCTCTCGCTCTACATGGCGGTGCTCGGCACCGGCGTGGGCATGCTCATGCAGAACCTGGTCCTCGCCGCGCAGAACGACGTGCCCGCGCACGAGCTGGGCGCGGCCACCTCGGTGCTGACGTTCTTCCGCAGCATGGGCGGCGCGATCGGGGTCAGCGCCCTCGGCGCGGTGCTGGCCAACCGGGTCACCGGCCTGCTGACCGAGCGGCTCGGCCCGGCCGCGGGCGCCACCGGCGGCGGCACCACCGAGGTGCCCGATCTCGCCGCGCTGCCCGCCCCGGTGCTGGCGGTCGTGCGGGACGCGTACGCCACGGCCACCGCGGAGCTGTTCCTCGTCGGTGCGCCGATCGCCTTCCTCGCCCTGGTCGCGGTCCTCTTCGTCAGGGAGAAGCCGTTGCACGAGACCAGCGGCGACGAACGGGCCGCGCAGGAGTCGGCGGCCCTGACCGCGGTGCACTGA
- a CDS encoding PadR family transcriptional regulator — protein sequence MVSEEVLRTHLQELRRGTVVVASLVALRRPGYGYALLQQLTGHGFPVDANTLYPLLRRLEEQGLLTSEWNTEESRPRKFYRTSADGETVLARLLDDLAAVQTSVTGLIEGADR from the coding sequence ATGGTTAGCGAGGAGGTCCTCCGGACCCATCTCCAGGAACTTCGTCGCGGCACGGTGGTGGTGGCCAGCCTGGTCGCGCTACGCCGGCCCGGCTACGGCTACGCGCTGCTGCAACAACTCACCGGCCACGGCTTCCCGGTCGACGCCAACACCCTCTATCCCCTGCTCCGACGGCTGGAGGAACAGGGGCTGCTGACCAGCGAGTGGAACACCGAGGAGAGCCGGCCGCGCAAGTTCTACCGCACCAGTGCCGACGGGGAGACCGTGCTGGCCCGCCTGCTCGACGACCTCGCCGCCGTACAGACCTCCGTGACCGGGCTGATCGAAGGAGCCGACCGATGA
- a CDS encoding acyl-CoA-like ligand-binding transcription factor yields MTSAEGAGRRIRKKRQTRAALAAAALRLVAERGLDQVTVEEIGAAVDVSPRTFFNYFATKDDALVGDTEGDRERVLRALADVPVAVPALSAIRLALAGVVDDVEGDAASWLLRMQVVMRYPVLLARLVSGNAATEQAMVDALAARTGHLPDDGYPALVVAVTGAALRTAMVRWATGGGSRPLAELLDEAFAAVAAGLPDPRAGGATDRPTTDRPPTDRPTTDRPGATAPGGPHTPVRKRP; encoded by the coding sequence GTGACCAGTGCCGAGGGGGCCGGACGGCGGATCCGCAAGAAGCGACAGACCCGTGCCGCGTTGGCCGCCGCCGCGCTGCGCCTGGTCGCCGAGCGGGGGCTCGACCAGGTCACCGTCGAGGAGATCGGCGCGGCGGTGGACGTCTCCCCGCGGACCTTCTTCAACTACTTCGCCACCAAGGACGACGCCCTGGTCGGCGACACCGAGGGGGACCGGGAACGGGTGCTGCGGGCACTGGCCGACGTCCCCGTGGCGGTCCCGGCGCTGTCGGCGATCCGGCTGGCCCTGGCCGGGGTCGTCGACGACGTGGAGGGCGACGCCGCGTCCTGGCTGCTGCGGATGCAGGTGGTGATGCGGTACCCGGTGCTGCTGGCCCGGCTGGTCTCCGGCAACGCGGCGACCGAGCAGGCCATGGTCGACGCGCTCGCGGCGCGTACCGGTCACCTGCCGGACGACGGCTACCCGGCCCTCGTGGTGGCGGTCACCGGTGCCGCGCTGCGGACCGCGATGGTCCGCTGGGCCACCGGCGGCGGATCCCGCCCCCTCGCCGAACTGCTCGACGAGGCGTTCGCCGCCGTCGCCGCCGGGCTGCCCGACCCCCGCGCCGGCGGGGCCACCGACCGGCCCACCACCGACCGGCCCCCTACTGATCGGCCCACCACTGACCGGCCCGGCGCGACCGCGCCGGGCGGTCCGCACACTCCTGTGAGGAAACGCCCATGA